Within Bradymonas sediminis, the genomic segment ACCGACATAAAGCCTCGCCTCGCCGGCCCGTTCCGACTGCAAGCGCCAACCATAGAATCGATCGCCCTCCTCCTCCTCCTCACCGATGCTATACAGCGTCTCAATTAATCGGTGGCGACGAGGCTTGTGTCCGGCAAATGAATAGTAATTAATCGAGAAGAAATAGTCGCCATGCCCCATATAAGAGCTCGAGCACACAAGGTCATCGCGCCGAGGGTTTATTGGAACTTTTAAGCAGGCGTCGGCCACGCCGCTGCCTTCGTCGATTTGGCGGGGCTGCCAGCCGGTGGCGCGAGCCTCGTAGATGACGCGCCCACACATAAAGTTAGGAAGCGCGTTTGTGTTTGCTGAGGGGAGTATAGCGGGAAGAGGTTGACGGGCAATGGCCGCGTTGGAGTGGATGATCGTAATGCGGGTGTTATGCGTGGCGATATTGGCGAGTGCTTTCTTGATCGTAATCGGCGTTCAGAATGGCCAGATCCCCGGCCCTTCGCCGAAAATGGTGGTTGATATGTGTGTCTAGAATGTCAGGCACATCGAGGACGTCGAGCATAATACGGTCGACACCCACCCCGCCGAGAGTCGACGCGTTAAGCTCACCATTGTGGCGCAAGCCTCGGCGCGGCTTCGGTGCGTGAACGCCTCATAAGAAGTCGAAGAGTCAAATGATTGTTTTTAAAAAATATAAAGGCCCAATAAAAGATCGTATAAGGAGAGATAGAAGCCTACCGTGGGTGAGCTAACACTAGACTGTTCACCATGGCCGTGCCATGATTGTAGGGGTAATCGAAGCTTTTTTTGGAGGGTAAAACATGCGCGCGATCAACTTCCCAGCCAACCAACTCGCACAGCTAATCGCGCTCACCGATAAACTGCGCAACCGGCCTACTTTCGACGAAACGGTGGCGCTACTGCGAGAACTCTTCGTCGACATCCTTCGCTACGGCGCCGATGATATCGATGTGGCCCGGCGGGTCGGACTCCCTCCGAGCGCGCGGACTCGGCGTATCGTGTCGCTCGCCGGGGCGGGCGGAATCAGAGTCTGTGTCCTGGAGCGCGAACGTCTTTCCTTTTATCCCAACACCTATCTAAAGCTATTTCGCCTTTATCCGGATTGCCTGGTTTTTGTACATTCCAACGAAGATCAGCGGGTTCGCGTGTTGGTGCGCCCGCGGCGTAGCGCCCGGCATACCTATCGTTATCGAAGTCTCACTCCACGCGCCGTCATGGGGCCGCGTGGAGATTATCTGGCCTCCTGGGCGCTTCGGCTTGGGCTTCTTCAGCCGGATATCTCGGAGCCATCACATGTAAATTACGCATTTTTCGAAAAGGTCTTATTTGGCTCACCGGCGGATCTAATAGCACTTTACGACCCCTTTGAATGGGGTAATCGGGCGGTCTGGGCCGACGCGCTGGGGATGCCGGCATGGGAAAATTACCTGGAAAATGTGGTCCACCGCTTTCTTCAGGCCGACCGGCTCCCGCTTGAGCGCCGCGCAGTCGGGCTACATGAGGCGTTGCTGCGTTCTTTCCCCATTTACGTCGAGGCAGACACAGGCCAGAAGCTATTCTACGACCACTATCGCGTTCAGGCACCGACCGAGGAGAACGACGACGTCTGGCGCATCTCGCTTCATCTTCGTCTGAGCCTAAAAATAGACGGGTTCACGACGCAGACACCAATTTGTCTGGACTTCGACTTCCCCCGCATGACCCGCGCCGGCTACTTGGTTTGGATGGGACGCAGGTGGAAATTTCAGGCAACGGCAGGTCTGGACATCAGTTGGAATGACGGGCCACCCGGCGAGAAAACAGGCGGTGATGATCAGGACGAGGAGGAAGACGCTCAGGAAAATGACGTTTTGAGCCAGACTCTGGTGGAATTTGGAGTTGAGGAGCTGTTCAAAAAGGAAACTGCATCCCAAATCGAGGAGGAAGCGGACGCAACTTCACTCGCACTTGATGAGCTAGACTTCGATATCGACGAGGCGGACTTCGGTGTGCAAAAGTTGCAGTTTTTGGCCATCTCTCGTGCCTTTGCCTACGGTGTATCCAGCGAGTTGCGCCGCCTTCGCTGGCATCTTCGAAATCGCTCACGCGACGACGGATGTTCGGTCGTCACGCATGTAGAGCACCTGGTCCGTGAATGGAGCGTCGGGTGCTCCCGACAAGCACCGCGCTCATTATTGCCACATCTCTTCGTGCAGGATTATTTTGAACCGATATCCCAGGAAGGGCTCAAATACTCGTCGCTTGGACACCATCTTAATGCACATGCCGTCGCTTGGAATGCCCCCGAACAACCCTTATGGAGTTGCGAAGTATATGCCGAGCTTAACTCGCACGAAGTCCTGCCTATTGCAGGCGCAGTTTTACATCCAATCCGGCGCGAATTTGTTGCAGCTCCCGACGCCGAGAGAATCTGCGCCGCAGCGCATTACGCGGCGTTAAAGGTGGGCCGAGCCCGCAGTGCCGACGCGCTTCGCTATGAGTGCATGGCGAATCGCTGGACCTCCAAGCGCACACTTGTCGTCCCCGGAGATATTGCTGGAGCTGCGCTCCGATGCGGCGCATTTGCCGGAAGCCCTCGTCAGACTCTCTATTCAAAGATGCGGCGTCACCTCTCCGCTGCGGTTGAAGGCATCACCACTCATACCGACGACGAACATGCACTCGACGCCAAATCGGGTTTTGTGCGCATCGGCAATCCACTTCGCCCGGGCGATCTTATCGCTCGAAGATTCGCTGGTACCGCACAGATTCCACTCAACCCCGAAGAGAAACTCTTCAACGCCATTGTCGCCGATGATCCGAAGGCGCTCTTACCTACAATCTGGCGAGATCGCTCTTGGTGGGCACCGGCCGGTGTGGCGGGCGTGGTGCGCAGTGTTGTGTTTGAGGGAGCTGCGCCCGCCTCCGGCGTCTTGAGTGTTCAGGTGGAGCAAAATCTTGCGCTGGACATAGGCGGTCACATTACGACTGATTTTGGAGCCATGGCGCCCATTGTCGCGCACTTGAGGACGGAAGACGCTCCGTTTCTCGCGGACGGTGAACCCGTCGATATGCTCATCACGCTCCCACGAGCGCAATTTCACACCATGCGCATCGCCGAAACTGACCGGCCGGTTGTCTTTGATTGCCAGGGAGAGCTTATCGCGGAGGCATTCGTCGTTCAAGCGCATCAATTCGCTATTTCGACTCTGCCGAAGGTGTATGCTCAGGAAAGATCGTTGTGTTTTAATCTCCGAGGACGCTCGCTTCGTGAGCAAAGCGGAGACCGCTTCTCGGCGCTTACGCTCGCCGCCCAGCTCAACGCCTTCTCGGCGTGCGCAGGACTGCGCGAGTTTATCAAAGGGTTGAGTCCCCATCGCGATCCGAAGGTATCTCACCTCCAGGTGGTCCAGCGATTCGAGCAGTTGTTCGCGGCCTGCGGGTTTGATCTTCGCATACGGGGTGACTCGGCAAGCGTTACGCTCCGGGCATCTAGGCTAACGGATGGCCCTATTCTAAAAAAGCCAGCGGAGACACTGCATTATCGAACCCAGCACCCGGTCGAGGGTGGGCTTTTCGATCCGATATTATTTCGCCCGTTGCCGAGGGCTTTTTTGGAAGCAGGCGGAATGAATTGGGTGTTGGAAGAGCCGAAGAGGTGGGTTCGGAACGAGCAGCAAATCGGCACTAAATACAGGGACGGGAGCATGAAAGGGCGCGGTCATCTTCGTTTAGGCGAACGCTTTGAGCCCGGACGCGGGCTCGGGCTTATCGAGTTGCCTGAGCCGATAGTCAACCCCTTATTGGAGCAAAAGCTCGCCGAATTCCTAGGGTTGGACCTCGCGGATTTGGTTGCCGTGAGCTGCGGGACACTCAGTTTAACAATGGATCGCGACGAATCCGGGCGTCTCATCTGGTGGGTTGGCGATGCCCCTAACTGCGACGGAGTTCTCGACCTGGATTTCAATGAGCAGTCCGCCGACACAGGCGTCCGCGCGATCGAATATCTGTTGGAAGGCTTGGCCGAATACGACCCGAAGGCAGTGCGGTTCCGGGAGGCGATATGGCACGCTGTACCGGTATTGCCTCCGCATTGGCGCCCCATTGTCGACAGCAATGACGACATTCCATGGGCAGTGAGCGACCTAAACATACTTTATAGCAGGGTCGGACACGCAGCGAAGCGTGTGGCGACGGCGCTAAAGCACTCGAGCGTGATCCCCCAGGCCCATCTTCAATCAACACGTCGTATGCTCCGTGAGCATCTCCATGCGCTTTATGGTGTTGCTGAGGATGCGCCTTCTACCCGGGTCGCCTATCGGCGCCATAGATGGGAGGAGCGGACCCACGCACTGCGCGGCATCAAGCAACTGCTCGCTCAGTTTCGTCGAGAATGCCTGTTGATGAGTGAGCCTGATGCGCTGCCTTTCTCTATTCGTGGGAACTGGTTCAGGAGTAAACAGATCGTCGGGGTGAGTGTTGCGGTCGATTATCTGTTGGAGTGTTGGCATACATCATTCGCGCAGCAGCTCTTTGAGGCGGGCCGCTATCCGAGCCCGCGCGCGGCCCATCAGGCCCTCAAACGTAAGGATTCAGATGCCACAACGTTATGCCGCGAAATCCTCGAGGAGGACAATCTCTTCGGTTATGTGCTCACCGAGGGGGGCACATTAATGTCTGTTCGTTTGGCCGTTGTGTGTGACCAGGTGGCCATCGGTGTGAACGATGTGCTGGCGACCCGACTCGGACTTTCGCTTTACGAGGATGTGCTGCTATATCTTCCGCCCGCTCCAGACGCTCAGGTTGAGGCGCGACATCTCGTTGCGAACAATGCGATGGCACAGTCCGGTCAGCTATGGGTCGAGCCGGCCGGCGACCCCGCCGCGCCGCAACACTTCTGGCGGCTCGCCCAGGTTGAAACCCTCGCCGCCGTCGCCGCATCCCCCGTCGAAGTTCAGCTTGATGATTTTCTCAGCGCGCTTTGTCTTGGGCGAGTCGCTGACGACAGGGAAGAGCACGCATTGGAAAACGCGGCGCACGCCGAGCCCTCCACAGTTTTTATTGATGAAATTACGCCCACCGATCTGTCGTCCGAACCGAGTGCGCAGGTACATTTCCCACCAGTAGTCGAACCGGTTGATGAGGCGACCCATTTAGAACCCGCTGAGCCCTCCGAAGCGCCAAAACCGCAGCCGATAAAAGACGCGTATTCAGACGACGCGACGGTGCATGTTGGTTCGTTGCGGGACGCTTGGGCGACACTTTTGAAAAACACCGCAACCCATCTGAGCCGATCGAATAGCCGCCCGACCGAGCAGGGCGAGCCGGCAACCGAGGAACAATTTTGAAAAATCAATCGCCTTCTATATTGGAAGACCTTGTACCGATGGCCACCGACCTCGACCTGGAGGCCATCGACGTCGCCGTCGGCGCGCCGCGGCTCGACATCGTGCGCTTGCTCGCCGCGGCCCTGGAACAATACCCGCAGGTTTCGCTACGCATCTTATGTGCTGCGCCCGGTGACGCCATCGTTGCGCCCAGCGCTGTGAGCCAGGGGTTGACCCTGGCGCACGATTTGTCGATGGAGCTTGCCGAGGCGTGGAAGCAGCGACTGCTGGAGGTATTTACCCGCGACGTCGACGGCGTTGAGAAGACGAACACGTCCCAGGAAGCGGTCATCAAGCTCGCTACGTTACTCAGGGAAGGGCGCATCCAATTTGGTTTTTTTGACCGCCGCCTCAACTTCACCCGCACGCTGCTACTTCACACCAAAACAGGTCCGCTAAGCCTCGCCGCCCACGGCGGTTTTCACCCGGCGGCGCTAAGCGAGGCGATGGAACTTCGCACCCTTCAGTTCGGCGAGGCCGCACAGCAGGTCGAGGCCTGGTTCGAGCGAATGTGGGCCGACAGTCGCGACCTGAGCGCCGAGGTCACGCAGCTCGTCATGGACTCCTGGGCGTGCCAACTGCTCTCGCCGACCGACGCATATCACAAGGTGCTCATCGAGTACTTCTCGGAGATGCTCGAATCCGGCGACCCCTTCGTTGATAATAACTCGATGCTCGAGTATTTGGCGGTGTTTCAAAAACACGCCTACGCCCACGCCAAAGGCATCTTGCGCCGCTTCGGTGGGGTGTTCATCTCGGACGTGGTCGGGCTGGGGAAGACCTTCATCGGCCTGGCGCTGCTCAAACATACCGTTGAAATCCAGCAGGCGCGACCCTTGATCATCGCCCCGCCGCGGTTATGTGGAATGTGGGACGAACTCACCCTGAAATACGGTATCGAGAAGGAGATCCTATCAAGCCATCAGCTCGAAAAGCTCGACGGCTACCAGAGCCGGGATTTGCTCCTCATCGATGAGAGCCATGCTTTTCGAAATAAGAATACGCAGCGCTACGAAATGCTCATGAATTTTCTGCGCCCCAACGGTGAACCCTCGCGCAGAAAAGTGATCCTGTTGAGCGCAACGCCGCAGAATAACACGTGCTGGGACGTCTATAACCAACTGCAATTTTTCCCGGACGTCTACGGCCAACTCCCCTATGACGGTGAGGATCTTAAGGAGTTTTTCCAGCGCGTGGACCGCGGTGAAGCCGATCTTGCGTCGTTGATGCAATATGTGTTGGTGCGCCGAACCCGGGCGTTTATCCAGCAGGAATACCCGGACGCCACACTCCCCGGTGTTGACGCGGATGGGAATGCGACCACCCAGCCGATCGTATTTCCCGAGCGCCGAGACGGCGAAAAGATGGCGCTTCGCTACAGCATTGAGGCCGCCTACGACGGCCTATACGACGATATTATCGAGACGCTCAGGACAATGACATACGCGCGTTATGGACTCAGCGCATACCTTCGCGACGAGGCGCGCGGGGCCGAAGAATATAAAAATATGATGCGTGTGGGTAACTCGTTGCGCGGCCTATTCAAGGCGATTCTCTTGAAGCGCTGCGAGAGCAGTCTGGCCGCCTTCAAGGGGACTTTGAGACGGCTTATCTCCACCCACGACGCGTTTTATTCGGGGCTTATGACCCAGGACCGGGTGCTCGCCAAACCCGCTCACGTTGGCGCGCGCGCGGACGCGATGGATGTCGAGGATATCATCGAGCTTTTCCAGGTGTCGTACCCCGCCTCCGACTTCGACCGGGAGCGGCTGGCTGCGGACATAACGGCCGACTGGAAAAAGTTAATGCGGCTTCGAGAGAAGATCGACCGGATTCCACTTACCCACGACGCCAAGTTTCAGCGGCTGCGAACACACCTGGAAGCGCATCCTCCCACCCGACACCGCACGCTTGTATTCACCCAGTTTACGGACACCGCGCGCTACCTTTATGACCAATTGAGACACCTGGATATGCGTGTGGAGCTGATCACCTCCGATGACGGAAACCAAGCCGATATCGTGCGTCGTTTTGCCCCGCGCGCCACCGAGGCCGAGGTTGAGCCCGCTGAGCAAATTGACCTGCTTATCTCGACCGACGTCCTTTCGGAGGGCGTCAACCTGCAGGACGCTGATACCATCATCAATTACGACCTACACTGGAATCCGGTGCGCTTGATTCAACGAGCGGGCCGAATTGATCGTATCGGCTCTCAGAATAAGGAGATTTTCCTGTATAATTTTCTGCCCGAGACCGCGATCGAAGAGGCCCTTGGTTTAGAGCGTGTCCTTCGCAGGCGCATCCGAGAGATCCAGCAGGTCTTCGGCGAGGACGGGCAAATCCTATCAGCCGAGCAGCAGCTCGAAGATGCCCGACTTATCGACGTCTACACCGGAAAGGCGCTGCGAGACGCCGAGGAAGACCAGTCGCTCGACCATCTATCGCACCACCTTACCGAGGCATTTCATATCAAACAAAAGCGTCCTCGAGACTATAAGCGTTTGAGCGAAATGCGCCCGGGGCAACGCGCGATGCTCGACTCTTCAGGCCAGATCAGCGTCGTGATGGGTCAGGCTGGTTGGTATAAGCGATTTTACACGGTCCAGGACGCCGCCCGGCCGCGCATTCTACTCGATGAGCAGGCGCTCGGACTTTTGCGCGACTGGGCTCAGTGCTCCGAATGGGTTAAAAGTGCCACCATCAACGCGCAGCTCAACCATGCCACCTACCGGGTTGAGCAGGATTTTGCCCAGGAAGTGCGCCGGCTCCGGGAAAAGCGCGATCAACCCAGGCTCACGCCCGCCCAGAGCTTTATCCGCGAGCAACTTGTCGCGCTGCATCGGCGGTTGACCGGCGAGAAAGAGCGCGGCGAGGTCAACCGGATGATCGCTTGGATTGAGCGCGGCAGCTATAAGATACTCTTCGACGAACACGCCCGCCGCTGGCAGCGCAACAAGCTCTCCGCCGAAGCCATCCGCGGCGAGCTCCGCAGTTGGCTTCGCCAATACCCTGAGCGCGAGGAAGCGCTGCCGGAGCCCCAAATTGTTGTGAGCATGTTGGGAGGATGAGTTGAACACGGCATACCCAATCACGCTTTGCGTATCCGCCTCAGAAATGGGCGAAGGGGTGTGAGGCACGAAGTAGCCTGACCTGGAATTCTCGGACACTGAAATAGCAGTATATACGCCGCTTGGTGTTTATTGGTTGTGGTTGGCGTTGCTTGTGGTATAGTGTGTCTGGGGGTTTCTGGTATATCTTCGCGGTGGTTGCTATCATTTGCCCAGCGCCGTGCCTATGAAGAAGGGGGAGATTTCATCCGGTCTATTTGGACATTAAGACACCAAATCTTGTTAACAGTAGATTTCTGGCAGAGTTTCAAATTTCGGAAAATTGAAAAGGGATAAACATGGACGCAGGTAGGTACCGTATCGACGAACTCAATAATTGTGAGGGAAACATAACTCTTGGAGATGGATCAGCGGAACTCGAATTTAGTCCGTATGGAGAAAGTGTCTTGATCGTCTACGATGGCGCATCGAATGCAGCAAAGCTCCTGGACACCTCTAAGATTATACCAATTGACGGCTTTGTTGCTCGAACGAATGACGATCAATTGATTAATCTCGGAAGGGTCAGTTGGAAGAGCGGCGAGCAAACCGAAGAACGTAAATATTCACTGAGGGACACACGTGTTCTTCTGATGCCTCAAGGCTGACGGTACTTTGATTTTATGGGCTCCGGACTTCCGTCACTAAGCCATCTCGTCTCTAGCCGCGCTCTCCACATTGCGACGTTGCGTCTTTCCATTTAAGTTTGGTCTCCACCAATCCACAGCCTGCAACACCCCGCCGGATATCCGTACCCGGCGGAGGTATTATAATCTCAAGCGTCAATCCTATTTACTGCTACACGCATGCCAGCAACGCCCCTGGCAGTCATGCCAGCAATCCGTCGCGACCGCGTGGTTGCGCAACATCGCCTCGCCGAAGTCCTTCTCGTACAACTCGGCGGTCTCGTAAAACGAGTCCTCCAGGTCTTGCGCATCGTCGTCGCCGCGCATCCCGAAATACGGGAAGTGATGGAAATACTCGCCGAATACCTCGTCGCAGTCTTTGTGGTAGGCGCGGGTGTCGAGGATGTGGAAATGCCACATGGTGTCGATCTGTTTGGTCGGAACGATGGCGCGGTCCTCGTAGCGCATATTCAGCGTGAGGTAGCGCTTATACTCGAGTTCGGCCTCTTCACATTCGGCCGGCGTCCAGCCTGCCCCCTCATCGGCGTCCTGCAATTTCATTTTGACCATCGACATATCGATCGCGGCCACCGCCGGCTCAACTCCTTTGTCCATCAATTCCGCGACGCGAGCCTCGCAGATTTTCTCGGGCAACACATATCCCTTCACGCTTCGCAGCTTCGGGTCCGCCACCTCCTGTTCGCCGACCCAATAGCGCTTGAGCAAACGATTTTTGTTGCCTTTGATAGCCGTTCGGCCGTGTAAAATCCGGCGGTTATCGATGACGAGCAGATCGCCGGGTTCCAGGCGAATCTGCACTTCTTCGGCCTCTTCGACGCCGCGGCGAAAAGCCTCAGCGGCTGCCGTCTGACGCGCGTTGAGTTCGTTTTCGAGAAGCCAGAACGAATAATATACTTGGTAGGAGTCGTCCTTTTGGCGTAGGAGCGGGCGACGATGGGGGTCGCCCTTAAAGACTTGATGCTCGGTCAGATAAACGCCCTGCAGGGTTTGTTTTTCGCGCTCGCTCAGCATTTCGAGAACGGCGTGCGTATCGACCAGGCGGCTGACGCCACCGTCGTCGCATTGGGCGACACACTCCCACACAATATAATCGACGCCGCCGTGGTCGGTGTGCAGTCCGAGTTCCTGGCTGCCGGTGACCATTTGCTCGGATTTTTCATTGACGGTCACATCGGTGATTTGAAGGACCGGGCCGAGTTCGCTGGCGAGTTGTTCACCGGAGCCGAGACCGGCCTGGCGGATGAGGGCGAAGCCGTTGAGCGCAAGCTCTTTAAGAGCATCAAATTCAGGAGCGATGGTGTACGAAATCATGTCAGCAGTCATTATTTTTCCTTTTCGAAAAGTAACGCGCGCTCGGCGCGGGGGGACGGCTTTTCCGTCTCTCACTAGGTTCCACGTACGAGTGGCAGTTTTGTGACACATTTATTTTAATTAATTTTAGCCGGCCATTGGGGCAGTTGCGGCCGCCGCTATCGCCAGCACGCCCTGTCGCGTGTCTTCGATAATGTTGGTGGCTTGGTCCGACTCGCTATGTGTTCGGGTCGCGGTGACGAGTGAGTGGCGCGGCGTTTGGGTGCCATCTTTGGTGCTAAGCAGAAATGGACTCGTTAGCGCCGAAGCCGCGACAAGCACCCCAAGGGGCATCGCTACGGCTAGTTGCATAGCACGCTCTTTGTTCTGAGTTCCCCAAGCGCTGGACGATACGCAGAAGGCTCCATGACGCCCGCCCGATAGCCACGGGAGGCACAAACCAGATATAAAGGAGGCTTCCCAAGATTGCGGTCGTGCTCATGATATCGGGTACATCGAAAGCTGCGAATTCCAACCAACTCATCACCACTGCGGGTACAAAGAATACGATCAGAAGCGACACAGAGGGCTGCACTAACAAACGCATCCCCGCTCGAGAGTTGTCTCGCCGCAAACGAAGACGCATGGCGACTCCGCCGATGATGAGCAGGCCGGCGATTATCCCGGCGGCAACGAGTCCCCCCCAAACGTCGAGCTAAACAGCCCGTCCGTATCGACGAGCGCTAGAGTCGCTGCCATCGTTCCAACGGTGGCAATCATCACATAGCCGAGCACCAGCAGGGGCGCGTATCCAAGAGCCGACAGCCATATCGTGAGACGCAGTATCCCGCGCTGGCCCGAGGGCAGTGCTTTGTCACTCGGGCGGGGGAATTCATTTAATAACTCCGATGAGCCAATATCCGCATTTGGGATATTTTGCGGCGAACTTTGGCTCATGGTGCTCCCCCCCCAGAGGTTCAGATAATATTCTAAAACGGCAGTTGTATTTTAGCCGTACAGTGGTTGCGACAAGTCGAGGTGTTGGTAGAACTAAGTTGCGGCATGGGCCGTAGTTCGGTCAACTTGAATTGTTGATGTTTGCCGCGTCCTCATGCGTTTCGGATGGATGAGTCTTGAATCGCTTAAAGTCGGTCGACCTAACAAAGGCCATCACGCCCCAAACTCAGTGGCAAACGGTTCGACCGCCGTTTTCGGCATTCGCACACTCCGAGTCGCTCTTGCAGCCCGTAAACAGGCATACACCCTCCATGCACGTGTACTTGTCGGCATCGGCGGCGGTGCCGCCGTTGGAACGGCGTACGCAGTCCAGCGGCGTGTCGCAGCGCAGCGAACATCCCGTCGAATGCGAGACCTCAAAGCCGCGCTTCGTGGCGCAAATCCAACCTCTGCCCATTCCCTCAGCACACTCCTGGTCGTTATTACAGCCGTGATTTTGGCAGGCACCGTCGACGCAGGCGACATTGTCGGCGTCGAATAAAGCGGGCGCATCCGGGGTGGTACAACGCTCGGCGTTGTCACATTGCAGTTGGCACATGGGAGGGCGCTGGCCGCCAGGGTATTCGGCGCAGGTGTAGCCATACGTGAAGGATTGAACGCACTCCGTCTCAGAGTTGCAGCCGAGCGGGATACAGGCACCGTCTTCACAGAGGAAATTATCGGCATCCGAATCCGCGCTGCCGGTGCCACAATCCGCGGGCGTCTCGCACGCAAACCGGCAATGCGGAACATTCAATTCGCTGCGCTCGTCGCTGACTGGGCCCTCGACATCTGCGTTCGACGCCCCGTCCCCGTCGGCACCGGTTGCCACGTCAGACGCTTCCGGATTAAGCGCCTCGCTGCTCGAATCGTCGTCGGCCGAGCATGCGGTGAGGCCAAAAAAGATCAACGCGAGTAATATGAGAAGCTGTTTCATCTATTTTTCCCTAGTATATTAGTGTGGTTGCCTACCGCAGTAGCGTAAGGCGGCATCGGCGGCAAGAGAGGTCATGGGGAATCTGAGGTTGCCTCACCTCACCGGCAACTCAAAGCTCTCAACCCGCGACGCCCCTCTCTCCCCGACCTCTTCAACACCAACATAAAGCCTCGCCTCGCCAGCCCGCTCCGACTGCAAGCGCCAACCATAGAATTGAGAGCCGCCCTCCGCCTCAGAGTTAGCGCTAAATCTCGTGGCGATTAACTCGCTGCGGCGAGGCTTGTGTCCGGCGAATGAATAGTAATTAATCGAGGATGAATACTCGCCAAACCCCATATACGAGCTCGTGCACACCAGGTCATCGCGATGCGTGCTCACCGGAACTTTTAAGCAGGCGTCGGCCACGCCGCTGCCTTCGTCGATTTGGCGGGGCTGCCAGCCGGTGGCGCGAGCCTCGTAGATGATGCGCCCGCCGAAATTGCTCGAATGAGGCTCGCAGCCTCTATAGAAGGCGACGATGCGTTCGGCTTTGTGGTCACCAAAATATCCTCGAATATATTTGGCAATACGAAACTCATTCGCGCGCGCACCCGCGTCTGCTGTAAACGCGGGGCAACGCCTACACGTCACGACCTCCCCCGGCTCAACAATCGTCGGGGGCGAAACTTCAGGGGGCGCGTCGCAAATACCCTCGAGCAAGCGTTTGGCCAGGCCCACCGGGGGCTTTTGCAGCGCGTCGTCAAGAATCGGTTCGCCGTAGGCGTTTGTGCGGCGCGGCACTTCGACGACGGTGTTTTGGGGGAGCTTGGCGTCAGGGAGCGCCTCATCTCGTTCGTTCGGCTCATCCTGAGCCTCGGGCGGGGTGGGCGCGGCCAGCTTAGCATTGGATGGTGTGTCGTAGGGCTTCTCTTCTCGGATTTTCTCAGGCTCTTCGGCGAAGCTCTGTGTTTTGGACTTATCGGGCTCACGGGTGCCGTAGATGCTTGCCGCCAGCCCGATCAGCACTATCAGCGCGGCAACAACTCCCATGACACGTCTTTGCGTGAGTTTAGGCCCATAAGAC encodes:
- a CDS encoding TauD/TfdA family dioxygenase, translated to MTADMISYTIAPEFDALKELALNGFALIRQAGLGSGEQLASELGPVLQITDVTVNEKSEQMVTGSQELGLHTDHGGVDYIVWECVAQCDDGGVSRLVDTHAVLEMLSEREKQTLQGVYLTEHQVFKGDPHRRPLLRQKDDSYQVYYSFWLLENELNARQTAAAEAFRRGVEEAEEVQIRLEPGDLLVIDNRRILHGRTAIKGNKNRLLKRYWVGEQEVADPKLRSVKGYVLPEKICEARVAELMDKGVEPAVAAIDMSMVKMKLQDADEGAGWTPAECEEAELEYKRYLTLNMRYEDRAIVPTKQIDTMWHFHILDTRAYHKDCDEVFGEYFHHFPYFGMRGDDDAQDLEDSFYETAELYEKDFGEAMLRNHAVATDCWHDCQGRCWHACSSK
- a CDS encoding DEAD/DEAH box helicase, encoding MEDLVPMATDLDLEAIDVAVGAPRLDIVRLLAAALEQYPQVSLRILCAAPGDAIVAPSAVSQGLTLAHDLSMELAEAWKQRLLEVFTRDVDGVEKTNTSQEAVIKLATLLREGRIQFGFFDRRLNFTRTLLLHTKTGPLSLAAHGGFHPAALSEAMELRTLQFGEAAQQVEAWFERMWADSRDLSAEVTQLVMDSWACQLLSPTDAYHKVLIEYFSEMLESGDPFVDNNSMLEYLAVFQKHAYAHAKGILRRFGGVFISDVVGLGKTFIGLALLKHTVEIQQARPLIIAPPRLCGMWDELTLKYGIEKEILSSHQLEKLDGYQSRDLLLIDESHAFRNKNTQRYEMLMNFLRPNGEPSRRKVILLSATPQNNTCWDVYNQLQFFPDVYGQLPYDGEDLKEFFQRVDRGEADLASLMQYVLVRRTRAFIQQEYPDATLPGVDADGNATTQPIVFPERRDGEKMALRYSIEAAYDGLYDDIIETLRTMTYARYGLSAYLRDEARGAEEYKNMMRVGNSLRGLFKAILLKRCESSLAAFKGTLRRLISTHDAFYSGLMTQDRVLAKPAHVGARADAMDVEDIIELFQVSYPASDFDRERLAADITADWKKLMRLREKIDRIPLTHDAKFQRLRTHLEAHPPTRHRTLVFTQFTDTARYLYDQLRHLDMRVELITSDDGNQADIVRRFAPRATEAEVEPAEQIDLLISTDVLSEGVNLQDADTIINYDLHWNPVRLIQRAGRIDRIGSQNKEIFLYNFLPETAIEEALGLERVLRRRIREIQQVFGEDGQILSAEQQLEDARLIDVYTGKALRDAEEDQSLDHLSHHLTEAFHIKQKRPRDYKRLSEMRPGQRAMLDSSGQISVVMGQAGWYKRFYTVQDAARPRILLDEQALGLLRDWAQCSEWVKSATINAQLNHATYRVEQDFAQEVRRLREKRDQPRLTPAQSFIREQLVALHRRLTGEKERGEVNRMIAWIERGSYKILFDEHARRWQRNKLSAEAIRGELRSWLRQYPEREEALPEPQIVVSMLGG